The following DNA comes from Ruficoccus amylovorans.
GTAACCGTCCGGGCTTGGTCCCACTTTTCAAAGCAGGCAGTCTGGTGTAAGATTTGTGGATGGATTTGGAGTTGGTGGATACGGGGGCGAAGCGCGACAGTCGGGGTCGTCGGATCGAGAGTCGTGAGGAGCGTGAGCGTTTACTTGAGAGCTACGATGGGAGCGGATTGACGCAGAAGGCCTTTGCGCGGCGCGAGGGAGTGGCCTACAACACGCTGGTGTACTGGCTCAAGCAGCGTCGCGAGCGCAGTCAGGCAGGTGGAGGCGTCGAGTCTAAACCTCTTTTCCATGAGATGACGGTGCCGTCCTGCGGGGCCTCTTTGTTGGAGGTATGTTTGCCGGAGGGGCTGATCTTGCGCGGGGGCGATGCGCAGTCGCTGGCGGCATTGGTCAAGGCGTTGCGATGCTGAGCTTGCCCCATCAGCTGCGAGTTTTTGTGGCGGTGGAGCCGGTGGACATGCGCAAGCAGTTTGACGGGCTGTGGGCGGTGGCACGGGACCACTTGGGCGAAGATCCCAAGGGCGGGGCGCTGTTCGCCTTTACGAACAAGACGCGCAACCGCCTAAAGCTGCTGTATTTTGACGGGACGGGGGTGTGGGTGTTTGCCAAGCGCATCGAGCAGGGGCGGCTGAGCTGGCCGATCGGCAGCGACACACGCAAGCTGACGATCACCCCGGCGGCGATGACCATGCTGATGAACGGCATCGACCTGAAGCAGGGGACGCTCAAGGCGTGGTACGAGCGT
Coding sequences within:
- the tnpA gene encoding IS66 family insertion sequence element accessory protein TnpA; protein product: MDLELVDTGAKRDSRGRRIESREERERLLESYDGSGLTQKAFARREGVAYNTLVYWLKQRRERSQAGGGVESKPLFHEMTVPSCGASLLEVCLPEGLILRGGDAQSLAALVKALRC
- the tnpB gene encoding IS66 family insertion sequence element accessory protein TnpB (TnpB, as the term is used for proteins encoded by IS66 family insertion elements, is considered an accessory protein, since TnpC, encoded by a neighboring gene, is a DDE family transposase.) — encoded protein: MLSLPHQLRVFVAVEPVDMRKQFDGLWAVARDHLGEDPKGGALFAFTNKTRNRLKLLYFDGTGVWVFAKRIEQGRLSWPIGSDTRKLTITPAAMTMLMNGIDLKQGTLKAWYER